From the Euphorbia lathyris chromosome 6, ddEupLath1.1, whole genome shotgun sequence genome, one window contains:
- the LOC136233797 gene encoding probable pectate lyase 16, with translation MASSLQFLLLILFISQQSQAKQSNSNSNTISTYDLPLPTKPQNVFNTIDSCWRSDSDWASNRQTLADCAVGFGQTAIGGKYGVVYVVTTPDDDPVDPKPGTLRYGVIQDEPLWIIFEKDMVIRLENELIVNSYKSIDGRGVKVEITDGPCLTIDGVSHVIVHGISIHDCKPGKSGMVRSSPSHVGERLGCDGDGIAVYASSNIWIDHCYLAACADGLIDVTHASTAVTISNNYFTNHDKVMLLGHNDDFSADKNMKVTVIFNHFGTGLVQRMPRVRYGYAHVANNRYEEWEMYAIGGSANPTILSEGNYFFAPNNYNVKQVTKREVEGGWKNWKWRSSKDVFENGAYFVQSGYGTCAPLYSPDQSFTVAPGVLAPILTSDAGPLTCTTGKPCS, from the exons ATGGCGTCGTCACTCCAATTCCTACTCCTAATCCTTTTCATCTCACAACAATCTCAAGCAAAGCAATCAAATTCAAATTCCAATACAATTTCAACCTACGATCTTCCTCTTCCTACCAAACCCCAAAATGTCTTCAACACAATTGACTCTTGCTGGCGTTCAGATTCAGATTGGGCGTCAAATCGCCAAACATTGGCTGATTGTGCGGTGGGATTCGGCCAAACTGCAATCGGAGGCAAATACGGCGTCGTTTATGTTGTTACGACGCCGGATGATGATCCGGTTGACCCTAAACCGGGTACACTGCGGTATGGGGTGATACAGGATGAGCCGCTTTGGATAATTTTTGAGAAAGATATGGTTATTAGGCTTGAAAATGAGCTTATTGTTAATAGTTATAAGAGTATTGATGGGCGTGGGGTTAAGGTGGAGATTACCGACGGACCGTGTCTAACTATTGACG GTGTTAGCCATGTGATTGTGCACGGGATTAGCATTCATGATTGCAAACCCGGAAAGAGCGGGATGGTTCGGAGTAGTCCTAGCCACGTCGGGGAACGGTTAGGGTGCGATGGAGATGGCATTGCGGTTTATGCATCTTCTAATATTTGGATTGACCATTGCTATCTTGCTGCTTGTGCTGATGGACTCATTGATGTCACTCATGCTTCTACGGCTGTCACCATTTCTAACAACTACTTCACAAACCATGATAAG GTGATGTTGTTGGGGCACAATGATGATTTTTCCGCAGATAAAAATATGAAAGTAACTGTTATCTTCAATCATTTCGGGACCGGACTTGTTCAACGAATGCCAAG GGTAAGATATGGGTATGCTCATGTTGCAAATAATAGGTATGAAGAATGGGAAATGTATGCAATTGGTGGAAGTGCTAATCCTACTATTCTTAGTGAAGGAAATTACTTCTTTGCCCCCAATAATTACAATGTTAAACAG GTTACAAAGAGAGAGGTTGAAGGAGGATGGAAGAACTGGAAATGGAGATCATCAAAGGATGTTTTTGAAAATGGTGCTTATTTTGTGCAATCTGGCTATGGAACTTGCGCACCACTCTATTCTCCGGATCAATCTTTCACTGTTGCACCTGGTGTTTTGGCACCTATTTTAACATCTGATGCTGGTCCCCTTACGTGCACTACAGGAAAACCTTGCTCGTAA
- the LOC136233798 gene encoding probable pectate lyase 16: MPSIASFNLISYIILIICLATLIFEANGANYNPLSSYLPSYSKKTLNVVDKCWRSDPKWATNRRALADCSVGFGKGTVGGRYGSIYVVTTPYDDPVNPKPGMLRYGAIQTKPLWIIFAKNMVIRLKNELMVNSFKTIDGRGVKVEIAYGPCLTIQDVSHVIIHGISVHDCKPGGSGVVRDSLTHAGRRGGSDGDGIVVFASSHIWIDHCYVARCTDGLIDVIHASTSVTISNNYFAQHDKVMLLGHNDGFTADKVMKVTIAFNHFGTGLIERMPRVRFGYAHVANNRYDEWKMYAIGGSSNPTIFSQGNYFIAPDGSSGKEVTKREVKNGWKNWKWRSSQDVFMNGAYFIQSGYGSIAPPYSSGQSFPVAPGSMAPALTSDAGPLNCLISKPCLNYY, from the exons ATGCCCTCAATAGCTTCTTTCaatttaatttcatatattatacTAATTATATGCTTAGCCACATTAATCTTTGAAGCTAATGGAGCTAATTATAATCCCTTATCAAGTTATCTTCCTAGCTATAGCAAGAAAACGTTGAACGTTGTCGATAAATGCTGGCGATCCGACCCGAAATGGGCTACAAATCGTCGTGCATTGGCCGATTGCTCAGTCGGTTTCGGCAAAGGCACGGTGGGAGGAAGATACGGGAGTATATATGTTGTTACCACTCCATATGATGATCCGGTCAACCCTAAACCGGGCATGCTTAGATATGGTGCGATCCAGACGAAGCCACTATGGATAATTTTCGCGAAAAACATGGTTATTCGGTTGAAAAATGAGCTTATGGTGAATAGTTTCAAGACTATTGATGGAAGAGGGGTTAAAGTAGAGATTGCGTATGGTCCGTGTTTAACGATTCAAGATGTTAGTCATGTTATTATACATGGGATTAGTGTTCATGATTGCAAACCGGGGGGTTCAGGTGTGGTGAGGGATAGTCTGACACATGCTGGACGGCGAGGCGGATCAGATGGTGATGGTATTGTCGTGTTTGCTTCTTCGCATATTTGGATTGACCATTGTTATGTTGCGCGTTGCACGGACGGGCTTATTGATGTTATTCATGCTTCAACTAGTGTTACCATCTCTAACAACTATTTTGCTCAACACGATAAG GTGATGTTGCTGGGACATAATGACGGGTTTACTGCAGATAAAGTTATGAAAGTAACAATAGCCTTCAACCATTTTGGTACCGGACTTATTGAGAGGATGCCAag GGTGAGATTTGGGTATGCACACGTGGCAAACAACAGATATGATGAGTGGAAAATGTATGCAATTGGTGGAAGTTCTAATCCAACTATTTTTAGTCAAGGGAATTACTTTATTGCCCCTGATGGTTCTTCTGGAAAGGAG GTAACAAAAAGGGAGGTAAAAAATGGATGGAAGAATTGGAAATGGAGATCATCACAAGATGTATTCATGAATGGTGCATATTTTATACAATCAGGATATGGAAGCATAGCACCACCTTATTCTTCTGGTCAATCATTTCCAGTAGCTCCTGGTTCTATGGCTCCTGCTTTAACTTCTGATGCTGGTCCTCTCAATTGTCTCATTTCCAAACCATGCCTAAATTACTATTAA